One Weissella coleopterorum DNA segment encodes these proteins:
- a CDS encoding MFS transporter codes for MDNLDPGIERKVRYRLLPFLFIIYFVAFLDRSSITYASLGGMDAELGLTSTFYGFVAGIFFIGYFLFGVPGNMLLEKVGARKWIGIILLLWGAVTVATGFVHSATMLVILRFLLGVFEAALFPGMTLITTYWFVSVHRAAAVAMFMVAPPLANAIGAPVAMTIIDYVHNFIGLAGWRWLFVIVGLPAIVLGLITFKYLDDDPSQAKWLTIKERQSLVQALDADKLKNSTSHGVIESSFKAAFKNRKVWIVTLMNVFYVVGLYGITFFLPKIIASLIQNASDIQVGLLTAIPYLLGAVSLVVTAKISDKLQKRKIFLVGATVLAGLSLIAVSIFQATPLIAFIFIIFGTLGVYAWSGPYWAISTQLDPRIAAVGLGIINALGNLGGFVGPYTVGALNDITGTQMSGVVFLAVSLILAGLMTMFLKEQDNNGGIK; via the coding sequence ATGGATAATTTAGATCCTGGAATTGAACGTAAAGTTAGATATCGATTATTACCTTTTTTGTTCATTATCTATTTTGTTGCCTTTTTAGATCGCAGTAGTATAACATACGCATCCCTTGGAGGTATGGATGCCGAACTGGGCTTAACTAGTACTTTTTATGGCTTTGTTGCTGGAATTTTCTTCATTGGTTATTTTCTATTTGGTGTGCCGGGGAATATGTTATTGGAGAAAGTCGGAGCTAGAAAATGGATTGGGATCATTCTATTGTTATGGGGAGCTGTGACGGTTGCTACCGGGTTCGTACATTCGGCAACCATGTTAGTGATTTTACGCTTTCTGTTGGGAGTTTTTGAGGCAGCTCTCTTTCCGGGAATGACCTTGATTACGACTTATTGGTTTGTTAGTGTGCATCGAGCCGCAGCAGTGGCGATGTTTATGGTCGCGCCCCCATTAGCTAATGCTATTGGTGCCCCGGTAGCAATGACGATTATTGATTATGTTCATAACTTTATTGGACTAGCCGGTTGGCGGTGGCTTTTTGTCATCGTGGGGTTACCAGCTATTGTCTTAGGGTTGATTACATTTAAATATTTAGATGATGATCCGAGCCAAGCTAAGTGGTTAACGATAAAAGAGCGGCAGAGTTTAGTTCAAGCCTTAGATGCGGATAAATTAAAAAATAGTACCAGTCATGGGGTTATTGAATCATCCTTTAAGGCCGCGTTTAAAAATCGGAAAGTTTGGATTGTAACCTTAATGAATGTCTTTTATGTGGTGGGTCTCTATGGGATAACCTTTTTCTTGCCTAAAATCATCGCATCCTTAATTCAGAATGCATCGGATATACAGGTTGGATTATTAACGGCTATTCCGTATTTATTAGGGGCAGTTTCATTAGTGGTCACAGCTAAAATATCGGATAAATTGCAAAAAAGAAAGATTTTTCTGGTGGGAGCGACCGTATTAGCAGGGTTATCGTTGATCGCAGTTAGTATTTTTCAGGCGACACCCTTGATTGCGTTTATTTTTATTATTTTTGGGACGTTGGGTGTCTATGCATGGTCGGGCCCATATTGGGCCATTTCAACACAACTCGATCCGCGAATTGCAGCGGTAGGGTTAGGGATTATTAATGCTTTAGGTAATTTAGGTGGTTTCGTTGGTCCTTACACGGTAGGGGCTTTAAATGATATCACGGGAACCCAGATGTCAGGGGTAGTCTTTTTAGCGGTTTCTTTGATTTTGGCAGGATTAATGACGATGTTTTTGAAGGAACAAGATAATAATGGAGGAATAAAATAA
- a CDS encoding dihydrofolate reductase family protein: protein MRKIVFYGAVSLDGYLADPADGLEWLFQTDLKGQSTYEAFEVKVDTFVMGRKTYQETQKHLKNAELYPGKDKIVFSHQVLSDAADTTFVSGDPIKIFHELQRTNGGLIWIIGGGSIVKPLLEQEMLDEIWLQIAPVLLGAGKRLFEPGDYAQRFALLGTQTMGELTELHLKKK from the coding sequence ATGAGAAAAATAGTCTTTTACGGCGCCGTTAGTTTAGACGGTTATCTAGCCGACCCCGCAGACGGATTAGAATGGTTATTTCAAACTGATTTAAAGGGACAATCTACCTATGAAGCCTTTGAAGTCAAGGTTGATACATTTGTTATGGGGCGTAAAACGTACCAAGAAACTCAAAAACATCTAAAAAATGCGGAATTATATCCAGGAAAAGATAAAATCGTTTTTTCACATCAGGTTCTATCTGACGCCGCAGATACGACTTTTGTATCAGGTGATCCTATCAAGATCTTTCACGAATTACAACGAACCAATGGCGGCTTGATTTGGATTATTGGTGGTGGATCAATCGTCAAACCCCTCTTAGAACAGGAGATGCTTGATGAAATTTGGTTACAAATTGCTCCTGTCTTACTCGGTGCAGGCAAGCGTCTATTTGAACCCGGTGATTATGCTCAACGTTTTGCATTATTAGGTACCCAAACGATGGGAGAATTAACAGAATTACATCTGAAGAAAAAGTAA
- a CDS encoding SLC13 family permease — protein MINRIFTYLKEDVMFTASMMLAVITSFLVRPDIGAVNWHTVFSLMTMMIWVGFLEKAGILHTVAVWLVNRSHHARTLMTSVTILSFFGAMLLSNDIAILTILPIYLRLADQLTTRLKVVGSTLVIMAANSGAILFPFGKSQNLYMFVHYKINVIQFFEWSASLTLATLALMFIITRFVRSTPLQIDLPKPEKIHRGRLGFLTFTGIILIITIFGWTPFNVVVPLILIAFFLYNPKMFKLVDFGLLATFIFFFIATNNLAHLDGVKHMIETLFDTKTHVMFGTFFLSQFISNLPSTILISTFTDHAYDLFIGSNIGGYGSIFASMANLIGYRVFRQLDPKFSWTFLKVFMLVNFAFAAVLLLIFGLWR, from the coding sequence ATGATTAATCGTATCTTTACATACTTGAAAGAGGATGTAATGTTTACGGCTAGTATGATGTTAGCTGTGATTACATCTTTTCTGGTTCGTCCCGATATTGGGGCGGTCAATTGGCATACTGTTTTTAGTTTAATGACCATGATGATTTGGGTCGGCTTTTTAGAGAAAGCTGGAATTCTACATACTGTCGCGGTTTGGTTAGTGAACCGCAGTCATCACGCACGAACGTTAATGACGAGTGTTACCATCTTATCTTTTTTTGGGGCCATGTTATTATCCAATGACATCGCGATCTTAACAATCCTACCAATCTATTTAAGACTAGCGGATCAATTGACGACTCGGTTAAAAGTCGTTGGTTCAACGTTAGTTATTATGGCGGCCAATTCTGGTGCGATTCTGTTTCCTTTTGGTAAATCGCAGAATTTATACATGTTTGTTCATTATAAGATCAATGTGATTCAATTCTTTGAATGGTCGGCGTCACTAACGTTAGCAACCTTAGCCTTAATGTTCATAATTACGCGTTTTGTGCGTAGTACACCCTTACAAATCGATTTACCAAAACCAGAGAAAATTCACCGGGGACGGCTAGGTTTTTTAACATTCACTGGAATTATTTTGATTATTACCATTTTTGGTTGGACACCGTTCAATGTCGTGGTTCCACTCATTTTGATTGCGTTTTTTCTATATAATCCTAAAATGTTCAAATTAGTTGATTTTGGACTTTTGGCTACGTTTATCTTCTTCTTTATTGCAACGAATAATCTCGCCCACTTAGATGGGGTTAAACATATGATTGAAACGTTGTTTGATACGAAGACTCATGTTATGTTTGGAACGTTCTTCTTAAGTCAATTCATTTCTAATCTTCCCTCAACCATTTTGATTTCAACTTTTACTGATCATGCTTATGATTTATTTATTGGGTCAAATATTGGGGGATATGGATCAATTTTTGCTTCAATGGCCAACTTGATTGGTTATCGGGTTTTCCGACAGTTGGATCCAAAATTTTCTTGGACCTTCCTTAAGGTCTTTATGTTGGTAAATTTTGCCTTTGCAGCTGTATTGTTATTGATCTTTGGACTTTGGCGCTAA
- the rbsK gene encoding ribokinase: protein MAKIITVLGSTNIDKVVSVPRFGTSGETLHTPNHQVEAMGGKGLNQAVAVARSGVKTNMITKVGKEFDTAKSMNVANLNTEHVMVSETEETGQAYITVSAETGDNIIHIYGGANADMTAADVRAHEAAIAESDFVIAQLETPMETVIEGFKIAHENGVKTILNPAPMPEVGGLPAELLELTDIIAPNEHETFLLTGIEVTDEHSMLHNAAYYFERGIDTVIITIGSEGSFFMRDNGTEGIVPAFKVKAVDTTAAGDTFIGATATRLNANLDNLAEAMRYGSAASSLTVSRAGAQPSIPTEAEVLAVLDAHK from the coding sequence ATGGCAAAGATTATTACTGTTTTAGGATCAACTAACATTGACAAAGTTGTTTCAGTACCCCGTTTTGGAACTAGTGGAGAAACACTTCACACTCCAAACCATCAAGTTGAAGCAATGGGTGGAAAAGGTTTGAACCAAGCCGTCGCTGTAGCGCGCTCAGGAGTTAAAACTAACATGATTACTAAGGTGGGTAAGGAATTTGACACCGCCAAGAGCATGAATGTTGCCAACTTAAATACTGAACATGTTATGGTTTCTGAAACTGAAGAAACTGGACAAGCATATATCACGGTTTCTGCTGAAACTGGTGATAATATCATTCATATTTACGGTGGAGCTAATGCAGATATGACGGCAGCTGATGTCCGTGCGCATGAAGCAGCCATTGCTGAATCAGATTTCGTGATTGCTCAATTGGAAACTCCAATGGAAACAGTTATTGAAGGATTCAAAATCGCGCATGAAAATGGTGTTAAGACAATTTTAAACCCCGCTCCAATGCCTGAAGTGGGTGGTTTACCAGCTGAATTATTGGAATTGACGGATATCATTGCACCTAATGAACACGAGACATTCTTGTTGACTGGGATTGAAGTAACTGATGAACATTCAATGTTGCACAATGCGGCTTACTACTTTGAACGTGGAATTGATACTGTAATTATCACCATTGGATCAGAAGGATCATTCTTCATGCGTGATAACGGAACTGAGGGAATTGTCCCTGCCTTTAAGGTTAAGGCCGTTGATACTACTGCAGCCGGAGATACATTTATCGGAGCAACTGCTACACGTTTGAACGCAAACTTGGATAACTTAGCTGAGGCAATGCGTTACGGTTCAGCTGCGTCATCTTTGACGGTTTCACGTGCCGGAGCACAACCAAGTATCCCAACTGAAGCTGAAGTTTTGGCTGTTTTGGATGCTCACAAGTAA
- a CDS encoding MmcQ/YjbR family DNA-binding protein, protein MNEKQLIKLIEVETDAYLSYPFNKPGVNSTIKWSVLKHQKNDKILAMVYVKDEELLMNVKLLPEHSESLRMLKGVEPGYHMNKKYWSTIAINNTELTLTELKNIIKESYELTR, encoded by the coding sequence ATGAATGAAAAACAATTGATCAAGCTAATTGAAGTTGAGACAGATGCATATTTATCTTATCCATTTAATAAACCAGGTGTGAACTCCACTATTAAATGGTCCGTTTTAAAGCATCAAAAAAATGATAAGATTTTGGCGATGGTCTATGTCAAAGATGAAGAACTGCTAATGAACGTGAAGCTTTTACCTGAACATAGTGAGAGTTTACGCATGTTAAAGGGGGTCGAGCCAGGCTATCATATGAATAAAAAATATTGGTCGACAATTGCCATTAATAACACAGAATTAACATTGACTGAGCTTAAAAATATTATTAAAGAAAGTTATGAATTAACTCGATAG
- a CDS encoding GRP family sugar transporter, with the protein MNMLGLFFSLLAIIGWSAYPTLVSYFGGKPVQGIFGATWGTFIVAIVLSLVMQMPMLQGANFWLAFFSGAAWAFGNVLTIMAFGMKDQDGNVLGSAKAMPISTAFQITANVVWGVIMLGNWGPVSSKVYGFIAVVVILVGAYMTTYQEKKSAGNMQLLMKAVGVLLIAQVGYSLYGILPQYTHGTDGMHMFLAQAMGMAAFGLILGIYEVAKNHNNIFQQSTTYKQIFSGFFFAMAALGYLVSAQPAMLGLATGFVLSQVSIVGATISGILVMHTKKTNKEWLVIAIGLILIVIAAAVTAFLKN; encoded by the coding sequence ATGAATATGTTAGGATTGTTTTTCTCGCTATTAGCGATTATCGGTTGGAGTGCGTATCCAACTTTGGTTTCTTACTTTGGTGGTAAGCCGGTGCAAGGAATCTTTGGAGCCACTTGGGGAACGTTTATCGTGGCGATTGTACTTTCATTAGTAATGCAAATGCCTATGTTGCAGGGTGCTAACTTCTGGTTGGCCTTCTTCTCAGGAGCTGCGTGGGCTTTTGGAAATGTTTTGACAATTATGGCTTTTGGAATGAAGGATCAAGACGGTAATGTCTTGGGCTCAGCGAAGGCAATGCCAATTTCAACGGCTTTCCAAATCACTGCGAACGTTGTTTGGGGTGTTATCATGCTTGGTAACTGGGGTCCTGTCTCATCAAAGGTTTACGGATTTATTGCCGTTGTTGTAATCTTGGTGGGAGCTTACATGACTACTTACCAAGAAAAGAAGTCCGCAGGAAACATGCAATTATTGATGAAAGCGGTTGGAGTTTTGTTGATTGCTCAAGTTGGGTACTCATTGTACGGAATTCTTCCACAATATACGCATGGAACTGATGGAATGCACATGTTCTTGGCCCAAGCAATGGGAATGGCTGCCTTCGGATTGATTCTTGGAATCTACGAAGTTGCTAAGAACCACAATAACATCTTCCAACAAAGCACAACTTACAAGCAAATCTTCTCTGGTTTCTTCTTTGCAATGGCCGCATTAGGTTACTTGGTGTCTGCCCAACCAGCAATGCTTGGTTTGGCAACTGGATTTGTTCTTTCACAAGTTTCAATTGTGGGAGCCACAATCTCAGGAATTCTTGTAATGCACACTAAGAAGACAAATAAAGAATGGTTAGTTATTGCGATTGGGTTGATCTTAATTGTGATTGCTGCAGCGGTTACGGCGTTCTTAAAGAATTAA
- a CDS encoding YfcC family protein: MTGLKKRAHFHLKMPGAFVILFALTILAVLATWFVPAGSYSKLSYDQPSKQLKVNVPDGPTKKLPATQDSLKELGVKIDIKQFTSGGITQEISVPGTYQRLKQRPASVSAIPNSMVRGTIEAVDIMVFIFVLGGLIGVVKASGAFESGLMALTKKTKGHEFMLIFLVAILMVLGGTLCGIEEEAVAFYPILVPVFIAMGYDSIVSVGAIFLASSVGTAFSTINPFSVVIASNAAGINFTQGIAWRIVGCAVAACFVIAYLYWYSKKVKADPSFSYAYEDRTQFEKMWSITGENGGIARIFDFRQKLILILFVITFPLMVWGVMSQGWWFPTMAASFLTFAIFIMFLTATGPNGIGEKGVVDAFVAGSSSLVGVSLIIGLARGINIVLNEGMISDTMLQFSSSLVTHMSGPFFILVMLLIFFVLGFIVPSSSGLAVLSMPIMAPLADTVDIPRFVVVTAYQFGQYAMLFLAPTGLVMATLQMLDMKYSHWLKFVWPVVAFVLGFGAIILVAEVLIYS, translated from the coding sequence ATGACTGGTCTTAAAAAACGCGCCCATTTTCATTTGAAAATGCCAGGTGCTTTCGTAATTCTTTTTGCATTAACCATTCTGGCCGTTCTTGCAACTTGGTTCGTTCCGGCCGGAAGCTATTCTAAATTATCATATGATCAACCAAGTAAACAGCTTAAGGTCAATGTCCCCGATGGACCGACTAAAAAACTCCCCGCCACACAAGATTCCCTAAAGGAATTAGGCGTTAAAATTGATATCAAACAATTTACCAGTGGCGGTATCACCCAAGAAATCTCAGTTCCAGGAACTTATCAACGGCTCAAGCAACGTCCCGCTAGTGTGAGTGCGATTCCAAATAGTATGGTCCGTGGAACAATTGAAGCGGTTGATATCATGGTCTTCATCTTCGTCTTAGGCGGCTTAATTGGGGTCGTAAAAGCGAGTGGCGCCTTTGAATCTGGTTTGATGGCCTTGACTAAGAAAACCAAAGGGCATGAATTTATGCTGATTTTCTTAGTAGCAATTCTAATGGTCTTAGGTGGAACTTTATGTGGAATTGAAGAAGAAGCGGTCGCCTTTTATCCAATTTTGGTTCCCGTCTTTATCGCCATGGGCTATGATTCGATCGTCAGTGTCGGGGCAATCTTCCTAGCTAGTTCCGTGGGAACGGCTTTCTCAACCATCAATCCATTCTCGGTTGTCATCGCTTCGAATGCAGCCGGAATTAATTTCACCCAGGGAATTGCTTGGCGAATCGTTGGTTGTGCTGTTGCGGCTTGTTTCGTAATTGCTTATCTCTACTGGTACAGTAAAAAAGTTAAAGCAGATCCCAGTTTCTCATACGCTTATGAAGATCGCACTCAATTTGAAAAAATGTGGTCGATTACTGGTGAAAATGGTGGTATTGCCCGCATTTTTGATTTCCGTCAAAAGTTAATTTTGATTCTCTTCGTCATAACTTTCCCTCTAATGGTTTGGGGAGTAATGTCACAAGGTTGGTGGTTCCCAACCATGGCTGCTTCTTTTCTAACCTTTGCCATCTTCATTATGTTTCTAACTGCAACTGGACCTAATGGAATTGGTGAAAAAGGGGTTGTTGATGCATTTGTAGCAGGTTCATCTAGCTTGGTCGGAGTTTCCCTCATTATTGGGTTAGCGCGTGGAATCAATATTGTCTTAAACGAAGGAATGATTTCAGATACCATGTTGCAGTTCTCATCTTCATTGGTCACGCACATGAGCGGTCCCTTCTTCATTCTGGTTATGCTTTTAATCTTCTTCGTCTTAGGATTCATTGTTCCATCATCATCAGGATTAGCAGTCCTTTCAATGCCAATTATGGCTCCCTTGGCCGACACCGTCGACATTCCACGATTCGTCGTCGTGACTGCTTACCAATTCGGACAATACGCAATGCTCTTCCTTGCTCCAACAGGCTTAGTCATGGCAACCCTTCAGATGTTAGATATGAAGTATTCTCACTGGCTCAAATTCGTTTGGCCGGTTGTCGCTTTCGTACTCGGCTTTGGAGCAATCATCTTAGTCGCTGAAGTTCTTATTTATTCATAA
- a CDS encoding DMT family transporter, with product MQYLLLILAIGAELAGTIFLKFTDGFTKLYPTIITLMAYGTAFYSLSIVVKTLPVNVVYAIWSGAGIVLVTLISVFIFHNTINCPTMIGTALIVVGVVLVNTFGAGH from the coding sequence ATGCAATATTTATTATTAATTCTGGCAATTGGTGCCGAATTGGCAGGAACTATTTTTTTAAAGTTTACAGATGGATTTACCAAATTATATCCAACGATCATTACCTTGATGGCTTATGGGACCGCTTTTTATAGTTTATCAATCGTGGTTAAAACTTTACCGGTTAATGTCGTCTATGCGATTTGGAGTGGGGCTGGGATTGTCCTAGTAACACTAATCTCGGTTTTCATCTTTCACAATACGATTAATTGTCCAACGATGATCGGAACTGCACTAATCGTAGTGGGCGTGGTCTTAGTGAATACCTTTGGGGCTGGTCATTAA
- a CDS encoding AraC family transcriptional regulator, whose product MLALSFVAFRLFFCFFWRIAMNIYCSAIKKYKNKMVIPIHKHKFHQILFVKSGLHEFMIDGTTYHANKNTLLGIPKNCEHTYTCLEKGNILDFKLNIASSDTVMFNTFFMEKINDGLDLTLLNQIYENLLNNRYHADQEIIFIKSIDLLLTLIKQKNTNIPVLPLDIEVNNDISTNIINYFETHFLDNPSMSEIAQHFNISVHEIDKIFLQDFGLSPKSLLQNIRLEYAREQLHQATSISYIANSIDMTLSHFSRTFKAKYGLSPKQYQQNYLANRNIQITFNTEFDISSEPKVVKK is encoded by the coding sequence ATGTTAGCGCTTTCATTTGTTGCTTTTAGACTGTTTTTTTGCTTTTTTTGGAGAATAGCTATGAATATTTACTGTTCAGCCATCAAAAAATATAAAAATAAAATGGTGATTCCTATCCACAAACATAAGTTCCATCAAATTCTATTTGTCAAAAGTGGTCTCCACGAATTTATGATTGATGGGACAACCTATCATGCGAATAAAAATACTTTGCTTGGTATCCCTAAAAATTGTGAACACACCTACACTTGTTTAGAGAAAGGGAATATTCTTGATTTCAAGTTAAACATTGCCAGCTCAGACACGGTGATGTTTAATACTTTTTTCATGGAAAAAATTAATGACGGACTCGATTTAACGCTCCTCAATCAAATTTATGAAAATCTGTTAAACAATCGCTACCATGCCGACCAAGAAATCATTTTCATCAAGTCAATTGATTTACTTTTAACCTTGATCAAACAAAAAAACACCAATATTCCGGTGCTTCCGCTAGATATTGAAGTCAATAATGATATCTCAACAAATATTATTAATTATTTTGAAACCCATTTTTTAGATAATCCCAGCATGTCCGAAATTGCGCAACATTTTAATATTTCAGTGCACGAAATTGATAAAATTTTTTTACAAGATTTTGGCCTATCTCCAAAATCCTTACTACAAAATATTCGATTAGAATATGCTCGCGAACAGCTTCACCAAGCTACTTCAATTTCCTACATTGCAAATAGCATCGATATGACTCTCTCGCACTTTTCTCGGACCTTTAAAGCCAAGTATGGTCTCTCACCGAAACAGTATCAACAAAATTACTTGGCCAATCGCAATATTCAAATCACATTTAACACTGAGTTTGACATTTCATCCGAGCCCAAAGTCGTAAAAAAATAG
- a CDS encoding D-lyxose/D-mannose family sugar isomerase, with protein MKRSEIATIIIEAKQFAQNLQVPLPPFADWDKMIFKNLSQNHQIDEIIDNRLGWDVTDFDKGDFFNYGLTALTMRNGNFNQPDKYPKPYAEKMLLVEDGQILPLHFHWEKTEDIINRGGGVLQIKLYNATPQEALDQTHQVHVVMDGVLKTFTAGSIIELLPGQSITLTPRIYHQWQAKPGLGKVMLFEVSSTNDDSTDNRFYEKMPRMSQVTEDIESEMLLVSDYDEFLNK; from the coding sequence ATGAAACGTTCTGAAATTGCAACTATAATTATAGAGGCCAAGCAATTCGCACAGAATTTGCAGGTCCCATTGCCACCGTTTGCTGATTGGGATAAAATGATTTTCAAAAATTTATCCCAGAATCATCAAATTGATGAAATTATTGACAATCGATTGGGTTGGGATGTAACAGATTTTGATAAGGGCGACTTTTTCAATTACGGGTTAACCGCTCTGACGATGCGGAATGGAAATTTTAATCAGCCAGACAAATATCCCAAACCTTATGCTGAAAAAATGCTACTAGTTGAGGACGGTCAAATTTTACCGCTGCATTTTCATTGGGAGAAAACGGAGGATATTATTAACCGTGGTGGAGGTGTGCTTCAAATCAAACTATATAATGCCACACCACAAGAAGCGTTAGATCAAACGCATCAGGTTCATGTGGTAATGGATGGAGTTCTAAAAACATTTACTGCGGGTAGTATCATTGAACTTCTACCAGGGCAAAGTATTACACTTACGCCACGAATTTATCATCAATGGCAAGCTAAGCCTGGGTTAGGAAAAGTGATGTTATTTGAAGTTTCATCTACAAATGACGATAGTACGGATAATCGCTTTTATGAAAAGATGCCTCGGATGAGTCAAGTGACTGAAGACATTGAAAGTGAAATGCTGTTGGTTTCAGATTATGATGAATTTTTAAACAAATAA
- a CDS encoding HIT family protein, with protein MTEMPMRVGCFYCEHNAEQDSKMTAITSLSVSTVYLNHDQTYAGRVIVALNWHVDEMFELTDGQRNAFFKDVSIVAQVLMDVFWADKINYGIYGDLVSHLHVHMVPKKKSEAGFGEAFTNNPGSIKVISPAQEAARIEQLRKLLEEAADETF; from the coding sequence ATGACTGAGATGCCAATGCGAGTGGGATGTTTTTATTGTGAGCACAATGCAGAGCAAGATAGTAAAATGACAGCCATTACCTCATTATCAGTCTCAACTGTTTATTTAAATCATGATCAAACCTATGCTGGGCGGGTGATTGTCGCTTTAAATTGGCATGTTGATGAAATGTTTGAACTGACAGATGGGCAAAGAAATGCCTTTTTTAAAGACGTCAGTATAGTTGCGCAGGTTCTAATGGATGTTTTTTGGGCCGATAAAATTAATTATGGTATTTATGGTGATCTAGTTTCACATTTACATGTCCACATGGTTCCCAAAAAGAAATCTGAAGCCGGCTTTGGGGAAGCATTTACCAATAATCCCGGCTCAATTAAAGTGATTAGTCCAGCTCAAGAAGCGGCAAGGATTGAACAGCTACGAAAGTTATTAGAGGAGGCAGCTGATGAAACGTTCTGA
- the rbsD gene encoding D-ribose pyranase, producing the protein MRKTNLLNTKLSNAISEIGHTQWLTIGDSGLPVKDDGRKIDLSVVRGLPLFIDVLAATLSEMKIQKAYLAEEIKTENPEQFAAIQALLDDDVEVVFISHDELKAMSRDDNNIATVRTGEITPFSNIVLESNVDFAGEAIK; encoded by the coding sequence ATGCGTAAGACAAATCTTTTAAATACAAAATTATCAAATGCAATTTCAGAAATTGGACACACTCAATGGTTAACTATTGGTGATTCAGGACTTCCAGTTAAGGATGACGGTCGAAAGATTGACCTTTCAGTTGTTCGTGGACTTCCTTTGTTTATTGATGTTTTAGCTGCAACACTTTCAGAAATGAAGATTCAAAAGGCTTACTTAGCTGAAGAAATCAAGACTGAAAACCCAGAACAATTTGCTGCTATTCAAGCATTGTTAGATGATGATGTTGAAGTTGTCTTCATCTCACATGACGAGCTTAAAGCTATGAGTCGTGATGATAACAATATCGCGACGGTTCGCACAGGTGAAATCACGCCATTCTCAAATATTGTTTTGGAATCAAACGTTGATTTTGCTGGTGAAGCAATTAAGTAA
- a CDS encoding zinc-dependent alcohol dehydrogenase has translation MVRKMVVPDMKWVDEQAAGTQQVAVMEEIGKIDIKYAEIPHADDYQIRVAVKWVGICGSDLEVYRGVRSPEFLTYPMRLGHEVAGVIDEVGKHVVGFEVGDQVALRYVWGAFAEYVTVDPFSAVKLPDDFELMHGSLVEITPTILTGMERGEISQAKNVLITGQGVSGLQLTQFAKLYSPKNLVVTDLFEDKLAIAREFGATKTYQIPNKDTPTMDIVGKDFPDGFDVVIPALLEGDAVIDALDATAQNGRIVMYGGIGKTTKPMDFFKMHRRRVDIFTTEPKRDVDNHRLFREGRDMVVNGLINTERTVTNIFPLSQIDKAFALRNQTRGDVIHIMIDADVTHDDGRYDEANSHALATMDQYEE, from the coding sequence ATGGTACGTAAAATGGTAGTTCCAGATATGAAGTGGGTTGATGAACAAGCGGCAGGGACACAACAAGTGGCGGTGATGGAAGAGATCGGTAAGATTGATATTAAATATGCCGAAATTCCGCATGCTGATGATTATCAAATTCGGGTTGCTGTGAAGTGGGTTGGAATTTGTGGTAGTGATTTGGAGGTTTATCGTGGTGTCCGTTCACCTGAATTTTTAACTTATCCGATGCGATTAGGCCATGAAGTGGCCGGAGTGATTGATGAAGTTGGTAAGCATGTCGTTGGTTTTGAAGTGGGGGATCAAGTTGCCTTGCGATATGTTTGGGGTGCGTTTGCCGAATATGTTACAGTTGATCCGTTTTCAGCAGTCAAACTTCCCGACGATTTTGAATTGATGCATGGATCATTGGTTGAGATTACTCCAACAATTCTGACTGGAATGGAACGTGGTGAAATTAGTCAAGCGAAGAATGTGTTAATTACCGGGCAGGGGGTCAGTGGACTGCAACTAACCCAGTTTGCCAAACTATACAGCCCAAAGAACCTGGTTGTAACTGATCTCTTTGAAGATAAGTTGGCCATTGCACGTGAATTTGGAGCTACAAAAACTTATCAGATTCCAAATAAAGATACGCCAACAATGGATATTGTGGGTAAAGATTTCCCAGATGGCTTTGATGTTGTCATCCCCGCTCTATTGGAGGGTGATGCTGTCATTGATGCTTTGGATGCGACAGCTCAAAATGGTCGCATTGTGATGTATGGTGGAATCGGTAAGACGACCAAGCCCATGGACTTCTTTAAGATGCATCGCCGGCGGGTCGATATTTTCACGACCGAACCGAAGCGCGACGTTGATAACCATCGGTTGTTCCGCGAAGGGCGTGATATGGTGGTCAATGGTTTGATTAATACAGAGCGAACTGTTACCAATATTTTTCCCTTGTCGCAGATTGATAAGGCCTTTGCCTTAAGAAATCAAACGCGTGGAGATGTTATTCATATTATGATTGACGCGGATGTTACTCACGATGATGGACGTTATGATGAAGCTAACAGTCATGCTTTGGCAACCATGGATCAATATGAGGAATAG